The nucleotide sequence GGAGTTCCAGCATCGTGATGTCCTCCTCGGACGGGTGGGTGAGGTGGTCCACGAGGAAGGCCGCCAGGTCCCGTCGGGTCGCCGTCTCGGCCTCGACCCCGGCCCAGTACGCCCGGATCTCCCGGGCCGCCGGGCCCGGTTCCAGCGCGCACACCGTGCGGATACGGGCCAGCGGCATGCCGAGCCGGCGCAGCCAGGCCACCAGCCGGGCCTGTTCCAGCTGTTCAGTGGAGTAGTAGCGGTAACCGGTGTCGGGGTCGACGCGGGCGGGCCGGAGCAGCTCCAGCTCGTCGTAGAGCCGCAGCGCCTTCGGTGACAGTCGGCATGCCTTCGCGAAGGTCCCGATCGTCAGCATCTCCATGACTCCCTCTGGCTTCCCCTGGCTTCCGTCGTTCCTGGCCGTTCCTCGTTCCGCGATCGATGCTGGGGCTTCCTCGAAGGTGAAGGTCAAGCGGTGGTGGTGAGCCGTGGTGCGGAGCCCTGCCGATCATCCGTTATCTTTTCGTGACCGACTCGGCCACATCCGATCACATACCGATCACACTCTGAAGGAACATGAGCGCGCACAAGGCAACACCTTCCGGCACTCGTACCCGCCGCCGCAGCGGCTCGCCGCGTGTCACCGCGCAGGGCTCGGCCACGGGGACGGCCGGAGGGAGAGGTAAGGGCTCGGGGCGCCGGAGGAAGGGGTCCGCGAGGCGGGGCCGGGGGCCGTTGTGGGGCGGGCTCGGGGTCGTGACGGCGCTCGGTGTCGCCGGATTCGCGACCATGGGCTGGATGCCCGGCGGCACGGAGGAGTTAGCCGGAGAGGCGGGCGCCGGCGTGTCCGCCTCCGCCGAGCCCTCGCCCGAACGATCCCGGCGCTCACCCGGCCCCAGCCCGAGCGCGAGCCCCCGCCCGAGCACGAGTTCCAGTGCCGGCGCCGATGGTCCCCGTAGTCCCTCCTCCCCGTCCGGTTCGGCACCGGGCAGGTCGGCGTCGCCGTCCCCCAGCGGCTCCCCGGTGACCATCCCCAGGACCGGGCCGGGCACGTTCACCACGGCCTCCGGCGGCAGCGGCAAGGTGGGGAAGGGCACACCCCTGCGCTACCGGGTCGAGGTCGAGAAGGGGCTGTCGCTGTCCACCGCCGACGTCGCCGACGAGGTGGAAGGCGTCTTCGCCGACCCGCGCGGCTGGACGGCCGGCGGCGACCGGGCCTTCCAGCGGGTCTCCGGCGGCACCTTCGACTTCGTCGTCAAGGTCGCGACCCCCGGCACCGTCGACGACGTCTGCGGTGCGGGCGGGCTGGACACCGGCGGCGAGTTCAACTGCAACGTCGGCGCCGACGTCATGGTCAACCTCGAACGCTGGGAACTGGCGACCCCCGTCTACGCCAAGGACGTCAAGGCCTACCGTGCCTTGATCATCAACCACGAGGTCGGCCACTTCCTCGGCCTCGGCCACGTCGGCTGCTCCGGCGAGGGCAAGCCCGCCCCGGCGATGATGCAGCAGATCAAGGGCATGAACGGCTGCGTCCCCAATGTCTGGCCGTACGACAGTAAGGGCCGCCTCATCACGGGGCCTGCCGTGCCGTGAGCGGGAGCGCCGTCGCGGAGGAACCCTTTGCCTCGTCGGTCCCCGGAGTTGTTAGCCTGCGCCGGAGACCCCTTCCGGACACCTGCCCGGAGGGCCGCCGCAGACGTACGAGGATGGAGTCCCCGTGGCCCGCACAGCCGCCCCCCGCATAGCCGTCGCCACCTACGACCCCGGGCCGGAGACCAGCCATGACCGGGATCTGCCGGTGCTGGTGCGGGCGCTGGGGGAGGCAGGGGCCGACGCGGCGGCCGTGCGCTGGGACGACCCGGCGGCCGACTGGGCCGGCTACGACCTCGTCGTCATCCGGTCCACCTGGGACTACAGCTGGCGCGCGGCGGAGTTCGTGGCCTGGGCGGAGAGGACCGGCGAGGCCACCCGGCTCGCCAACCCGGCCGGGGTCGTTCGCTGGAACACCGACAAGCGGTACATCGGTGACCTCGCCGACGCCGGGGTACCCGTCGTGCCGACGGCCTATCTCGCGCCGGGCGCGACCGTGCGGCTTCCGGAGGCGCACGAGTACGTCGTGAAGCCCACCTCCGGCGCGGGCGCCCGGTTCGCCGCGCGGTACACCCCCGACCAGCGGGAGACCGCCGTACGGCACGTCGAGCGGATGCACGCCGAGGGGCTCACCGCGATGGTGCAGCCCTTCGTGACGAGCATCGACACCGACGGGGAGCGGGCCCTGCAGTTCTTCGGAGGCCGACTGCTGCACGCCAGCCGCAAGGGGGCGGTGCTCGCGCCCGGCACCGCGTACGACGCCGACAAGATCGCCCACCCGGACCTGGAGCCCTGGACCCCGACCGAGGCCGAACTCGCCGTCGCCGAGCGGGCGTTGGCCGCCGTACCGGGGAATCCCGAGCTGTTGTACGCGCGCGTCGACCTCGTCACCGGGGAGGACGGGCGGCCGTGCGTGATGGAACTGGAACTCGTCGAGCCCAACCTCTTCCTGTGGCTGCACCCGGACTCGCTGCCCCACGTGGTCGAAGCGATCCTGGCGGCGGCTACCACCGGCTGACTCCCGGCACCCGCCCCGGCCCCACAAGCCCTCTCACCCGAAGAGGCGGGAAATCCACGAAGCGCGCGTCCCGCCCGTGCCCGCTGCCTACCCTTCGGGGTTACAACTGCGCGTACGGGCAGCACAACTGAGGGCGTGACCAGGGTCGTGGGCGGATCGGAGTCGCGGCGCACTTCCGGTTTCCCGGCGGAGCTGACGAGCTTCGTGGGGCGACGGGACGAGGCGGCCGATGTCAGACGGTTGTTGTCGGCGGGCAGACTGCTGACGCTGACAGGGCCCGGCGGGGTGGGCAAGACCCGGCTCGCCGGGCATGTGGCGGGACAGGTCGCACGGGCCTTCCCGGACGGAGTGTGGCTCGTACCGCTGGCCGCGCTGAGCGACGAGGCGTTCGTCCCGCACGCGGTGAACGACGCGCTCGGTGTCCGCAACGAGACCGTACGGCCCCCGCTGGAGATCCTCGTCGACCATCTGCGCGAGCGGCGCCTACTCATCGTGCTCGACAACTGCGAGCATCTGCTGCGCAGTTGCGCGGTCCTCGCGGGAACCGTGCTGGCGGCCACCGAGGGCGTACGGATCCTCGCCACCAGCAGGCACCGGCTCGGTCTCGCCGGGGAACAGCTCTTCGAGGTGCCGCCGTTGCCCGCGCCCGCGCAGGAAGAGCTGACCCCTTCGGCGGTCGAGTCCTTCCCCGCACTGCGGCTGTTCGCCGACCGGGCGGCGGCCGTGGTCCCCGGCTTCACCGTCGGCGAGGCGAACCAGCAGGCCGTGGCCCGCCTCTGCCGGCGCCTCGACGGACTGCCGCTGGCCATCGAGCTGGCGGCGGTCCGGGTGCGCGCCCTCGGCGTGGACCAGCTCGTCGAACGCCTCGACGACCGCTACCAGCTCCTCACCTGCGGCAGCCCGACCTCCGCGCCCCGCCACCGCACCCTGCGCTCCGCCGTCGACTGGAGCCACGAACTGTGCACCCCGCAGGAGCAGTTGGTGTGGGCGTGGCTGTCGGTGTTCGTCGGCGGCTTCGACCTGGCCGCCGCCGAAGCGGTCTGCGCCGGGGCGGACGCCGGCTCCCGGGAGGGGATCGTCCCGTGCGCCGTCCTGGACGCCGTCGCCGGGCTCGTCGACAAGTCGGTGCTCGTCCGGGAGGAGCACGCCGGGCAGGTCCGCTACCGCCTCCTGGTCTCCCTGCGTGACTACGGGCTGGAGAAGCTGCACGACCTGGGCGAGGCGACCGACACCCGGCGGCGCCACCGGGACCACTTCGCGCGCCTCGGCGCCGAGTACGAGCAGGCCTGGTTCGGCCCCGACCAGGCGGAGATCACCGAACGGCTGCGGATCGACCAGGACAACTTCCGGGCCGCCCTCGACTTCTGCCTCACCACCCCCGGCGAGGCCCAGCACGGGCTGCGGCTCGCCGCCGGCCTGTGGTTCCACTGGGTCGCGGGCGGCATCTGGGGCGAGGGCCGGCACTGGATGGACGGCGCCCTGCGGGCCGGGGCCCGGCCGGACGAGGCGCTGACCCGCGCCCTGTGGGCGGGCGCCCTGACCTCGCTGGTCCACAGCCGCTCCGCCGCCGTCCTGGCCGGCCTCGCCCCGGTGCGGACCGCTGCCGCCGCCGACGAGGAACTCCCGGTGCCCGCGCCGCCACCCGTGCCGGCCGGCGCTCTCGCCCCGGTCCGGGCCCGCGCCTCCACCGCCTTCGTCGTCCTCACCCGCGTCGAACTGGCCTGCACCCTCGTCAGTCGGGGCCGCGCGGCGGAGGCGATCCCGCTGTGCGCCGAGGCCGTCGCCCTCTGCGAGGCGCACGGCGAACAGTGGGCCCGCTCCTGGGCGCTGCGCACCCTCGCCCTCGCGCACTGGTCGGCCGGGCAGTACGACCGTGCCGCCGAGCATGCCCGCGCCTGTCTGCGGCTGCCGTACACCGTGCGCCAGCACCAGAGCCTCGCCCGCACCCTCGACCTGCTCGCCGCCGCCGAGGCCCTGGCGGGCGCCGCCGAGCGGGCCGGTGTCCTGCGCGGTGCCGCCGACCGCATCTGGCACGACATCGGCGGCAAACCCATGGACGCCCTCCGGCCCGGCCGCCCCCGGGCCGCCGAAGACCGCGCCCGGAGCACCCTCGGTGACCACGCCTATGCCCTGGCCCGCCGCCGGGGCGGCCGTCTGACGGTGGAGCAGGCGGTGGCGTACGCGCTGGGTGAGCCGCGGGAGGGGGCCGCCCCGGCCGTACGTACGGGGGACGCCTCGACCGTGTGCGAGGGTGCCGCCCCGGCCGGGGGCCCCGGCGGAGCCGCCCCGGCGCCGGGCGCCGGTCCCGTTTCCGACCCGGTCCCGCTCACCCGGCGTGAACTCCAGGTCGCCGCCCTCGTCGCCCAGGGCCGTACCAACAAGCAGATCGCCGACCATCTGGTCATCGCCCGCCGCACCGCCGAAGGCCATGTCGAACGCATCCTCGTGAAGCTGGGCTTCCACAACCGCAGTCAGGTGGCGGCCTGGTTCAGCACGCGGGCGGGGCTGTGACGGGGGTCGGCAGGGGTACGGAGAGGGACCCGGCGAGACGCGGCCCATGCCCTTCGGGCCGATCCGCCGCACGGTCGGGCCGGTCGGGCCACCACCTCCTCGACCAGCGAGCGCACCAGGGGAGTTCGGTGCCGTCGACATCCATCCGCAGTACCGGACCCCCGCTCACCCGGCGTCTCCCTCGTCCCCGTCTCCCTCCACGCTGAGGAGCAGCTGGGGCACCTCGTCCGCGCCCAGCTGCTTCAGGACCAGGCCCAGCAGTTCGCCGCAGCGCACGGTGACCTCGCTGCCGGGCGGGAGCGACGCGGCGAGGCTGATCAGCTGCCAGGCGCAGTGGGCCTCCATGAAGCACAGGTCACGGAGGTCGAGGACGAAGTGGCTGGGGCCGGTGTCGTCACGGCGTTCCAGCGCGTCGCGCAGGGCCTCGACGAACGCGGTGCGCGTGCTCAGCTCGGCGGTGCCGGCGATCCGCCCGCCGTCGGGGGTCTCGGTGACCTCCAGGGAGTCGAGGCGTTCCATGACCCGCAGCGGGTGGACCTCGTCGACGCGGGCCGTGAGGTCGTCGTCGAAGTGCCGGCGGTCGTACCAGCAGATCGCGGTGAACAGCGGGTCCGCGAACAGCGGTGCCACGGACGCCTCGTAGTCGAGCAGCCGGTCGTGGCCGAGGTTCATCCGGGGTGCCCAGCTCATGTCGGCGGCGACCCGCAGCCCCGCCCAGCCCTCGTCGCGGGCGCGGTCGACCTCGGCGGCGTACGTGTCGATCGTGCGCTGCTCCTGGAAGCGGCTGTCGGGGGCGTAGACCTCCGTGTTGCGCTTGAGCGACAGCTGACCGGCGGCCCGCGCCGCCACAACCTGCCCGCTGCCCCGGTCCAGCAGGGCGACCACCTCGTTGTCGCTCAGGTCGTCGGGGTCCATGACCAGCAGGACCTTCTCCCCGCGCGCCAGACTCGTCCGGGTGTACGCGGTGAACACCTTCCACGGCGACTCCCCGGCTCCCTCGATGTCCCCCGGACCCATACAGGCGTGATCCCCCAGCCGCAGCCGCTCGACGGGCACGGTTCGCTCCGCGCGGTGCTGGGTCGTCATGGGGGTTGCCTTTCCGTGAGATCAGGACTCTGCACGGACAGTAGGCCCAGCGGTGCTCCCCACGGCCGGATGATCCTCAATCGTCTGCTTGGGAGGCCAAGCTGAGCGGTTGGGGAAGAAGCTGATCGAAAGAGTATGTGACCTGAAGACCTGAAGAGGTGCGACCCGGTTGCTTTCAGGGGCGTGGGGCTGAGCCGATCCGCTGCAACAGCCCCCACGTGAACTCCGCGACACACTCCCGCCGCATCCCTTGCCCGTCGGGCGCGACGAACCGCAGCCCCCACCGGGTGGGCGCCGTCCCCTCCAGGGGCCGTGCCGGCGCGAAGGCCCGTGCCACCTCGTCCACCGTGCAGGACCACGGCGTCAGGTCTTCGAGCGCGCGCAGCTCAGGCGCCGCGGCCCCCGGCGCCCGCACGAGCCACTCGTTCCACACCGCCCCGTTCGGCGCGAGCAGCACCTCGAAGCGGAGGCCGGCCCACAACGGCACCGGCCACAGCCAGGCCTCACAGTCCAGGGCGCCGATCTTCTGCACCGTGACCGACTCCGGCGCGCCCAGGACCGACCGGTACCGGGACGCCGACCCCCGTGTCCGGGGCGAGCGCACCATCGCCTGCCACCGCCGGTTCGCCTCGCGCATGTCCGCGAGGGAGACGCCCAGCGCACGGCGGGCGTCCTCGACGAGCTCCGGATTGTGGTCGGCCATACGACGCAGCAGCACGCACTGGAAGTCCAGAGGGGTGAAAGGACCGGAGGGCCTATCGGGGCCGGGGCGCTTCGCGGAGGACATGGGGTCCATCGTGGCGTACGGCGCCCGAGGCGGTTCGGCGGCCACCGGCACGCTCACCCGGGCGGCGCCCGTCCGGCAGGAACAGCACCGAGTTGACGTACCGGCCGGCGAACGGCAGGACACGCCGGAGCAGCCCCTGCGACGCCCTGTGCGAGGTGCGCCTCTGGTGGGCCTCCAGGGTGGCCGGAACGAGGGGGAGCCAGGTCCCGGCGGGCAGGACCCAGCCGGCGTAGCCCAGGCCGGCGAGGAGGTCGACGACCGGGGTGATCGGCTGGATACGGGCCTCCAGTTCGACGAAGAGGGCCGGGCGGTCGCGGGCGAGGAGGCCGGACGCGCCGTGCAGGACGGCCAGTTCGTTGCCGTCGACGTCGATCTTGATGAACCCGACGTCCGTCAGGCCCAGGCCGTCGAGGGAGACGCAGCTGACGTCCAGCGCGCGGGCGTGGATGTCCCGGCGGACCAGGGACGACACCCCGCGTCCGCCGTCGTCGCCGGGCGGAAGCCAGAGGCGGGCCGTGCCCGGGCGGTCGGAGGCCGCGGCCTGGACGACGCGGACGTTGGAGGGAGCCGTCGAGCTGAGCAGTCGGGCCAGCCGGGGCACCGGCTCGACGGTCACCACGCGCCCCGCCCGTCCCGCCAGCCGGCGCGTCCAGGGGCCGTACCAGCCGCCGACGTCCACGGCCGTACCGCACTCCGGCGGGCACAGCTCGTCGAGGCGGGCCAGCTCCGGTTCGAAGCGCGGGTAGACGAGCCGGGCGGCCGCGGCCACCAGCCGGTCCGGGAGGAGCGGCGCGAGCCGGGCGGCGAGCGTGGTCATGAGCTCATCCTCTTGAGGAGTGCGGAAAGCTTCTCGTGCTCGTCCTCCGTCACCTGCTCGCCCGACGACGGCAGCAACTGCGGAATGCCGTCGACGATCGGGTAACGGCGGTGCAGCCGGGGGTTGTAGAGCGACTCGGACGCCTGGGCGGCGGCGGTGGTGGTGTCAGGTCGCTTTCCCTCCTCGTGGACCACCAGGTGCAGGGGCCCCTTGTCCAGCGGGCACGCCAGGATCTGGAGCAACGGGTCGTCGGGGTTCATGGAGAGGCAACTCCTTGGCCGGTGCCGGGGGTTGGGGTGGCGATGGCGGCGCTGGACTGTCGTGCTTGGGCATGCTCAGCAGTACGGCGACCGCCAGCACCGTGCCGGACAGGCGCAGCGTCAGACGCAGTGGATCGCCGGGCAGCGACTCGCCGAACGACAGCGTGCCGAGCACCGCCGTGAACAGACAGGTCACCGTCGTGCAGACCGGCACGATCAGCGAGGCCCGGCAGCGCTGCAGCGCCGCCTGCGACATCACCAGACCGAACGCGCCGGTGAAGAGCAGGAGATACGGGTACGGGGAGCGCAGCAGGCCGACCACCGCGTCCCCGAGCCCGCCGGTGGTCAGACGGCTCGACACGCCCTTGATCGCGAGCGAGCTGACGCCGTACAGCAGGCCCACCGCCACGCCGTACTCGACGCCCGTGGTCGGCAGCCGGTGCCGGTGCCGGGCGCGCCGCTCGGCGGACCGGTACAGCCCCACGCCCGCCGCCAGCGCGGGCAGGCAGATCGTGAGGACCAGGGCGTACGGTGCCCCGCGGCTGACCGTGTCGGAGCCCTCGTCCAGCGACAGCACCACCATCAGCAGCGCGGCGAGGATGGCCCCGAGGGCGTACCGCTCCCGGCCCGTGGTCTCCTCGCCGAGCAGCCGCGCCGAGAGCAGGACCAGCAGGACCAGTCCCGATACGAAGATGCCCTGGGCGGCGGCGATCGGCAGCGTCCGGTACACGGCCAGCTGAGCGGCGAACCCGGCGGCCAGCGACAGCGAGCCCGCGATCCACAGGGGGCTGCCGACGACCTGTCGCAGCAGCTTCACCGGTTCCCGGACCGTCACCTGCGGCATGGCGGTGAGCGCGCGTTTCTCCAGGACGAATCCGGTGCTGTACAGCGCGTTCGCCAACAGGGCCGCGGCCACTCCCCACCACATCGGCTACGTCCTCCGTGCGTGCAGCAGCAGGATCGACGCGGCCGACGGGGCCGCGCAGGCCAGGCGGTCCAGCGGACGCAGCGGGCGCGGTACGCCGTGGAAGGGCGCCCCGCGCAGCCGTACGACCTCGAAGCCGGACGCGGACACGAACTCCCGCAGCGCGCGGGCGGTGTAGAGCCGCAGATGGCCCACGACCTCCCTGCCCGGGCGGCCGTGGATGCCGCGCAGGCTGACCTCCGAGAACACGGGCTGGACGCCCGCGAGCAGCAGGGCGCGGTTGTACCAGGCGGCCAGATTGGGGGTCGACAGCATCAGATGGCCGCCGGGGCGCAGCACGCGGCGGATCTCGTCGAGGGCTGCGTCCGGGTCGACCAGGTGCTCGATGACC is from Streptomyces sp. NBC_01314 and encodes:
- a CDS encoding LuxR C-terminal-related transcriptional regulator, with product MTRVVGGSESRRTSGFPAELTSFVGRRDEAADVRRLLSAGRLLTLTGPGGVGKTRLAGHVAGQVARAFPDGVWLVPLAALSDEAFVPHAVNDALGVRNETVRPPLEILVDHLRERRLLIVLDNCEHLLRSCAVLAGTVLAATEGVRILATSRHRLGLAGEQLFEVPPLPAPAQEELTPSAVESFPALRLFADRAAAVVPGFTVGEANQQAVARLCRRLDGLPLAIELAAVRVRALGVDQLVERLDDRYQLLTCGSPTSAPRHRTLRSAVDWSHELCTPQEQLVWAWLSVFVGGFDLAAAEAVCAGADAGSREGIVPCAVLDAVAGLVDKSVLVREEHAGQVRYRLLVSLRDYGLEKLHDLGEATDTRRRHRDHFARLGAEYEQAWFGPDQAEITERLRIDQDNFRAALDFCLTTPGEAQHGLRLAAGLWFHWVAGGIWGEGRHWMDGALRAGARPDEALTRALWAGALTSLVHSRSAAVLAGLAPVRTAAAADEELPVPAPPPVPAGALAPVRARASTAFVVLTRVELACTLVSRGRAAEAIPLCAEAVALCEAHGEQWARSWALRTLALAHWSAGQYDRAAEHARACLRLPYTVRQHQSLARTLDLLAAAEALAGAAERAGVLRGAADRIWHDIGGKPMDALRPGRPRAAEDRARSTLGDHAYALARRRGGRLTVEQAVAYALGEPREGAAPAVRTGDASTVCEGAAPAGGPGGAAPAPGAGPVSDPVPLTRRELQVAALVAQGRTNKQIADHLVIARRTAEGHVERILVKLGFHNRSQVAAWFSTRAGL
- a CDS encoding MEDS domain-containing protein, translated to MTTQHRAERTVPVERLRLGDHACMGPGDIEGAGESPWKVFTAYTRTSLARGEKVLLVMDPDDLSDNEVVALLDRGSGQVVAARAAGQLSLKRNTEVYAPDSRFQEQRTIDTYAAEVDRARDEGWAGLRVAADMSWAPRMNLGHDRLLDYEASVAPLFADPLFTAICWYDRRHFDDDLTARVDEVHPLRVMERLDSLEVTETPDGGRIAGTAELSTRTAFVEALRDALERRDDTGPSHFVLDLRDLCFMEAHCAWQLISLAASLPPGSEVTVRCGELLGLVLKQLGADEVPQLLLSVEGDGDEGDAG
- a CDS encoding methyltransferase domain-containing protein, coding for MPTTSPTESPTPAPAKGLRDFYEDPSVPVASGTPRSLAQARMLAEALGPAARGSRTILDIGCGDGTAAATAAPLLTGHRIIGVDWSQDALRRARTRIPYAIRGELADGGLPLRSESADAVLFSEVIEHLVDPDAALDEIRRVLRPGGHLMLSTPNLAAWYNRALLLAGVQPVFSEVSLRGIHGRPGREVVGHLRLYTARALREFVSASGFEVVRLRGAPFHGVPRPLRPLDRLACAAPSAASILLLHARRT
- a CDS encoding Trm112 family protein gives rise to the protein MNPDDPLLQILACPLDKGPLHLVVHEEGKRPDTTTAAAQASESLYNPRLHRRYPIVDGIPQLLPSSGEQVTEDEHEKLSALLKRMSS
- a CDS encoding DUF3152 domain-containing protein, whose protein sequence is MTALGVAGFATMGWMPGGTEELAGEAGAGVSASAEPSPERSRRSPGPSPSASPRPSTSSSAGADGPRSPSSPSGSAPGRSASPSPSGSPVTIPRTGPGTFTTASGGSGKVGKGTPLRYRVEVEKGLSLSTADVADEVEGVFADPRGWTAGGDRAFQRVSGGTFDFVVKVATPGTVDDVCGAGGLDTGGEFNCNVGADVMVNLERWELATPVYAKDVKAYRALIINHEVGHFLGLGHVGCSGEGKPAPAMMQQIKGMNGCVPNVWPYDSKGRLITGPAVP
- a CDS encoding RimK family alpha-L-glutamate ligase, which encodes MARTAAPRIAVATYDPGPETSHDRDLPVLVRALGEAGADAAAVRWDDPAADWAGYDLVVIRSTWDYSWRAAEFVAWAERTGEATRLANPAGVVRWNTDKRYIGDLADAGVPVVPTAYLAPGATVRLPEAHEYVVKPTSGAGARFAARYTPDQRETAVRHVERMHAEGLTAMVQPFVTSIDTDGERALQFFGGRLLHASRKGAVLAPGTAYDADKIAHPDLEPWTPTEAELAVAERALAAVPGNPELLYARVDLVTGEDGRPCVMELELVEPNLFLWLHPDSLPHVVEAILAAATTG
- a CDS encoding FkbM family methyltransferase, with protein sequence MTTLAARLAPLLPDRLVAAAARLVYPRFEPELARLDELCPPECGTAVDVGGWYGPWTRRLAGRAGRVVTVEPVPRLARLLSSTAPSNVRVVQAAASDRPGTARLWLPPGDDGGRGVSSLVRRDIHARALDVSCVSLDGLGLTDVGFIKIDVDGNELAVLHGASGLLARDRPALFVELEARIQPITPVVDLLAGLGYAGWVLPAGTWLPLVPATLEAHQRRTSHRASQGLLRRVLPFAGRYVNSVLFLPDGRRPGERAGGRRTASGAVRHDGPHVLREAPRPR